The Neosynechococcus sphagnicola sy1 region TCGGTCACTACCGGGCAGCGGCCAAGGTGTTAGAGGGAGCAGGCCCCGTAAAGGTGCGTTTGTGGATTTGCCCCCCCACCCGGATGGATGAGCAGCAGTTGCGGGAAGAAGGGATGTATGGCAGTTTTTGCTGCTGCGGGTGCCAGAACTGAGATGCCGGGATGCTCCCTCTGTATGGGCAATCAGGCACGGGTAGCCGATGGCGTGACGGTGTTTTCAACCTCGACCCGCAATTTCAACAATCGCATGGGCAAGGGGGCACAGGTTTACCTCGGTTCCGCCGAATTGGCTGCGGTGTGTGCTGTACTAGGTAAAATCCCCACTTTGGAAGAATATCGGGCGATTGTTACCCAGAAAATCGATCCCTTTGCCGCCGACCTCTACCGTTACCTCAACTTTGACCAAATTCCCAACTTTGAGGATGAGGGACGGGTAATTCCCCTGGATGAAATGCCCAGAATTGAGGATATTTTGGGGATGCCCACCGCCAGTCGTCGCTAACGCAGTGGGTTGAATACAGCGGTCAAGGGGTGCTGGGAGGTGAGGCCGGGGTGATGGATCTAGTGTTGTGCCATGCGATCGCCGATTTTGATACCTTGGGGGCGGCGGTGGGTTTAGCGCGTTTGCAGTCAGGAAGTCGGATTGTGCTCACGGAGGGGTGTCATCCGGGAGTCCGGGAATTTCTGGCACTTCATCGGGATGAGTACCCCCTGATGGAGCGGCGCTCGGTAATCCCGGCGCAGATTCGCTCTTTGAGCATTGTGGACACCCAACGCCGCGATCGCCTAGGGAAAGCGGCTGATTGGCTTGATTTACCCCAGGTGACCATCGCCGTTTACGATCACCACACCGAGGTTGAGCGAGATATTCCGGCCCATGAGGTTCAGGTCGTGGCAGTGGGAGCCACCACGACCCTGATTGTAGAAAAATTGCAAGCCGCACAGGTGACCCTGACCGCCACCGAGGCTACGGTCATGGCCTTGGGCATTCATGTCGATACCGGCTCTCTCACCTTTGACCATGCCACGCCTCGGGATGCGTTCGCCCTTGCCTGGCTGATGGAGCAGGGTGCTAACCTGGGGGCGATCTCCACCTATCTGGATCCGGGACTCTCCCCAGAATTACAAACCCTGCTGACCACCGCCCTCAATCAGTTGCAAATCTCCCCCTGCCAGGGCTACCAGGTTGCCTGGGTATTACTGGAAACCGACACCTACGTCCCTGGTCTCTCCACCCTCACCAGTCGGCTGATGGAATTGACGGATCTGGATGCCCTGATTCTAGGCTCCCAGTATTACCGGGGTGGCCCGGAGCCGATTCTGACCCTGATTGGGCGCACCCAGATTCCGGGCACCGATCTCCATCGGTTGTTTCACCCCCTCGGGGGTGGGGGGCATCCCCGCGCCGCCGCTGCCACCCTCAAGGGGGTGAATGCTCACCAAACCCTGCACCAGATCAGTCAGCAACTCCAGGCTCAAATTCCCCATCCCCCCACGGCCCAGGAACTGATGTCTACCCCCGTGCGCACCATCCGCCCTGAAACCACCATTGATGAGGCTCAGCGGGTGCTGTTACGCTACGGCCACTCCGGACTGTCGGTCGTGGATACCCAAGACCAACTGTTGGGGGTGATTTCTCGACGAGACATTGACATCGCCCTCCACCATGGGTTTAGCCATGCCCCCGTCAAGGGGTATATGACCAGCAATCTCAAAACCATTACCCCGGAGACATCGCTACCGGAGATTGAGTCCCTGATGGTGACTTATGATATCGGCCGTCTGCCCGTGATCTCTGCGGGACAACTAGTGGGCATTGTCACCCGTACTGATGTGCTGCGCCACTTGCATCAATTTACCGTCGAGCAAACGGAGCAACGTCGGGGTACCCCCGACGTTGCATCAGCCATGGCTCCCCCCCGCCACCCTGGCGATCGCCACCTTGCAGCAATCCCTCCCCCTGACGCTGTGGCAACTGCTGACTGAGGCAGCGGCAGCAGCGGTAGAGCGAGGTTGGCAACTCTACCTTGTGGGGGGGGTCAGTGCGGGATTTGCTCTTAGCCGTCGCTGAGCACCGCAGCATCCTGGTGGATAATATCGATCTAGTCGTAGATGGTTGTGATTCTGGACGGGGGGAACACCACTTCCTGCCTACCATTAAAAGGATCTGGGGTCGAGCTGGCACGGGATCTACAACGCCATTACCCCGATGCCCGACTCCAAATCCACGGCCAGTTTCAAACAGCTGCCCTGTTATGGCACCAAGACCCCCGGTTTGGCTCCCTGTGGATTGATATTGCCACGGCGCGCACTGAGTTCTATCCCTATCCCGCCGCCAATCCTGAAGTGGAGGCGAGTAATCTTAAGCAAGACCTCTATCGCCGTGATTTCACCATCAATGCCTTGGCTCTGCGGCTGACCCCCCCCCGGGCAGGGTGAGCTTCTGGATTTCTTCGGCGGCTGGCTGGATTTACAAACCCGCCAGGTGCGGGTACTCCACGCCAACAGTTTCATTGAAGATCCGACGCGGATCTATCGAGCTGTGCGTTTTGCCGTGCGTCTGGGGTTTGAGATTGACTCCCAGACAGAAGGCTACATCCGTTACAGCATTGCCAGTGGCATTTATGACCGGGTGCAGACAGAGATCAGCAAGGCTCCAGCACTTCAGACCCGGCTCAAAGCCGAACTGAAGTACATTCTCCAGGCAACTTACTGGCAGTCTGCCCTGCGCTTATTGGCCGATCTGGGGGCATTGCGGTGCATTCACCCCACCCTGACGCTAGATCGGCAATTGTGGCAGCAGCTGCGGTACTTGGAACGGTGGCTCTACCAAGACCCTACCCATCCGGTGGAACAGGTTATTGGGGATCTGCCCCTGGTGTTACCAGATCCCTGGCAACTGCGGCTAGAGGTATTACTGGCGGCCCTAGAGCCGGAGTATCGAGAGCTGGTGGCGAGTCATTTACAACTGCCAGCCGATTGTATTCACCGGCTGCGAGATCTGGCAACGGACGAGGCGACGATCCTCAGCGCCCTACCCAACTGTCGATTGACCAGCCAGGTGGTACAATTACTGGATGAATACCGCTTCCCCACCCTGTTGTTAATTGCCCTGCGCCAGCCCCGTTGGGTGCGCCGCTTGATCTGGCGCTATGTCAAAGATTGGGTAGACATCGCCCCGCCCTTAAATGGCCATGATTTACAGCAGTTAGGGTACCGCCCCGGCCCTGAGTTTAAGCAGATCTTGCAGCAACTGCGCAATGCCCAACTCGATCATGAAATTGGCGATCGCGCCACTGCCCTGACATTTTTAGCGGAACATTTTCCCCGGTGAAGCTTTCAGGGGGAACATGCCAAGGGGATCTTGGGGGTCACGTGGGATAGGATGTGGTGAGCATAAGTAACGCATGAATTTAACAACAGGCACGGCGCTACAACACGGTAAGTACCTGCTGGAGACATCCTTGGGTCAGGGTGGCTTTGGGATCACCTACCGGGCAACCCATGCCTACTTGCAGCAGTCGGTGGTGATTAAAACCCTCCAAAAAACAGCTGCGATCGGCGGCTGATTTTCCCCGCTTCCGCCAACGGTTTATCGAAGAAGCCCAGCACCTCGCTCGCTGTCAGCATCCTAATATTGTGCGGGTTCTCGACTTTTTTGAGGAGAGTGGCCTGCCCTTCATGGTGATGGATTATATTCCAGGGCAAACCCTGTCGGAGTTCATCCAACCCCGGAAACCCCTCCCCGAAGCCCAAGCAGTGCACTACATTCGTCAAGTCGCCGCTGCATTGAGCGTTGTTCATGCCAACCGGATTCTGCACCGGGATATCAAGCCCCAGAATATTATTCGTCGCCAGGGAAGTCATACCGTGGTGCTAATTGATTTTGGCATTGCCCGTGAATTTACCCTGGGCGTCACCCAAACCCAGACAGGCTTGCTATCGGCGGGCTATGCCCCAATTGAGCAGTATCTGCCCCAGGGGAAACGGACACCCGCCACTGATATCTATGCCCTGGCGGCAACCCTCTATTGTCTGCTGGCAGGGCAACCGCCCGTGGCCGCTCCCCTGCGCGATCGCATCCCCTTGCCAAAGTTGCAACAATTTCAGCCCCAGCTGACTCCAGGTCTGGAGGCAGCGATTCTGCAAGGCCTGGAAATGGAAGCTCCCTTACGACCCCAAACCGTTCAAGACTGGTTGGCCCTGCTGCCAGCCACCGCCCCTGCTCCAGAGCCAGCCCGTTCCCGAGGGGCGACGAAAACCATCGCCGCTGCTAAGATTATCCTGCCCCCCGCCGCGCCATCCCCTGCTGTTGCCAACGGAGCCTTACTGCCAGCAATGGCGAAGCAGCAGCCACTCCCTATCGCCCCCAGATCCGCCCCGTCCCCGGCCATGCTCCCCCAGCCAACTCCTTTATCAATGCCCCGTGCAATGGCTGCCCCTAGCCGCCCCTTTTCCTGGCTATTGGTTAGTACCGCTGTCGTTTGTGTAGGGGCTGGTTCTGGTTTTGGTCTGGCACTGCGGACGGGGGTGATTCAACAGACCCTGCCCCTGCTGCAACGGGATCAAACCTTTCCGGCACGCTCTGACTGGCCAGGCTCAATTCCCACGACCACTCCGGATCAAGCTGCAGAGTCCAATGTTCCAGCGGCAACTGAATATTCAGCGGAGCCAGTGATCCCAGCGGCGATCGCCAAGCCTACGCCAAGGCAGTCTGGGGCAACCGCGTCCTCCCTCCCCACTGACTCAGAGAGTCCAGCCGCGAGCCAAGCCCCGAGTCCAGCCGCCATCAATGCCAATCCGGCTCCCACCACGAACGTTGCCAATACTGATGACTCCGCTGTGCCCGTAGAATTAGCGCCCCCCTCCTCGGCAACCCCCACCCCCCGGCAACTCCTGAAGACACCTCCGCACCGACACCGATACCCACCCCATCTCGCTAGGTAGGAATCTACGGCAGGGTTTTGGGCAAGCACGTTATAATTTGTGCGGACATGCGTATGCTGAGAATTCTGATGAATCATTCCCCGGTACAGGCATTCTTTTTGGGTAAAGCCGTTGCCGAAACCTGTTATGAGCAAGTGGAGAGTACGCTGATCCACCTTTTGAGTGAAATCGGGAAGTTCGATGCCGAGCAGCGAGAGCATCTAAGCCAAGTAACCGAGCAGGTAACCGAACGCGCCAGACAGGCAGAGATTGCCACGGTGCAACAGCGGGGAGGTGCGACCCCGTCTTGGAATTCCCCCACCGTCGATCTCCAAGAACGCATTGATGAGTTACGGGCAGAAGTTGCACAATTACGAGCTGAACTCAAGCGCTACCGCAGTCCCATATCCTAAGGGGATGCACCTAGCAACTGAGTCCATTCTTCTGCTACCGTCCTTTTAGAAAATCCCGTTTAGGAACCTGTGTGTCTGCTATTCCTGATAGCTCCACTGCCAGCTCATATCAGTCTCCTCGATCGGCAGCGGTGATCTCATCCTCGCGATGGTCAAAGATCGGCCTTTGGCCATCGTCCCGTAACCGTAGCAGTAATCCTGATCAAATCTATGGCGGTAAGTCTTACCGTTGGAATCGTGAGAGTTACAATCGGCACACTCGCTTTCTGGATATTTGGAGCTTTGTGCTGCTGCTACTGACCTCCCTGTGGTTGAATGGCAAAACTTGGAGTTACTGGGGAGGAATTACCGATTCCAAGAAGGCAGCTCGTCGGCAGACCCAGGCAATTTGGATTCGCGAAACCCTCTTAGATCTGGGGCCGACCTTTATCAAGGTAGGGCAGCTCTTTTCCACTCGGGCTGATTTGTTTCCCACGGAGTATGTTGAGGAACTCTCGAAGCTTCAAGATAAAGTTCCTGCCTTCAGCTACGAGCAGGTCCTGCGGATCATTGAGCAAGATTTAGGGAAGTCCGCCCATTTGTCCTATGCCAGCATTGACCCCGTTCCCTTAGCTGCCGCCAGTTTAGGTCAGGTTCACCGAGCTAAACTGCACTCGGGGGAAGAAGCCGTGATCAAGGTACAACGCCCTGGACTGCGCAAATTATTTGGCATTGATCTGGCAATTCTCAAAGGGATTGCCCGCTACTTTCAAAATCACCCCGACTGGGGTCGGGGCGGGATTGGTTAGGAATTTATGATGAGTGTTGTCGGATTCTCTATCAAGAAATTGACTACCTCAATGAGGGCCGGAATGCCGATACCTTCCGACGCAACTTTCGCAACTACGATTGGGTCTCGGTGCCTCGCGTCTACTGGCGTTATACGACCCCTCGGGTGCTCACCCTAGAATATGTCCCTGGAATCAAAATCAGTCACTATGAGGCACTGGAAGCCGCTGGGCTAGATCGCAAAGTTCTGGCTCAGTTGGGGGCTAGAGCCTATCTGCTCCAGTTACTGAATGATGGTTTTTTCCATGCAGATCCCCATCCCGGCAACATTGCGGTCAGCCCTGAGGGGGCGTTAGTGTTTTACGACTTTGGGATGATGGGGCAGATTCAAGCGGTTACTCGCGACAAGTTAATGGAGGTTCTCTTTGGAATTTCCCAAAAAGATGCCGATCGCGTTGTGGTGGCTTTAATTGATCTCGGTGCCCTCGCTGCTGTGGATGATATGGGACCTGTGCGGCGCTCCATCCAGTACATTCTCGATAACTTTATGGATAAGCCGTTTGAAACCCAATCGGTGTCTGCCATTAGTGATGATTTGTATGAAATTGCTTATGACCAACCCTTTCGATTTCCGGCAACCTTTACCTTTGTCATGCGCGCCTTTTCAACCCTGGAAGGGGTGGGTAAGGGCTTAGATCCAGACTTCAACTTTATGGAGGTTGCAAAACCCTTTGCAATGCAGCTTATGACCAACAGCAATGGATCGGACAGCAATAGTCTCTTGAGTGAACTGGGACGGCAGGCTGCTCAGGTCAGCACTTCCGCCTTGAGTTTACCCCGGCGACTGGAAGATACCCTGGAAAAACTCGAGCGGGGAGATATCCGGGTGCGGGTACGCTCAACGGATACGGATCGGATCCTGCGCCGTCTCAGTACTGTGCAGATTGGCACTAACTACACCCTGCTCAGTAGTGCCTTTACCTTGTCTGCGGTGATCTTGTTTGTCAATCATTATGTTTGGCTGGCAGCGATCGCAGCGATGCTGGCAGCCGCTATGATGGTAGTATTACTGCGTCTTTTGAGCCGATTAGATCGGTTTGAACGCATGTTATAACAGGGAAGCTCTGCCTGAGTCGGTGCCAATCAAACCTCAAATAGGTTGTGTTGTTGTTAAATCTCGCTGCAAATCCTAAACTTCCCTGTAGGATGTTTCCATTCACTCCCAGTACCGTTGCGCATCGATGAAGTGCTTCTTTACGGGTCTGACCGATCCGGGTATCCTTCGCTCTGTTAATCAGGACGCCTATTATATCGACCCCATTGGTCGATTCTTTCTCGTAGCAGATGGGATGGGGGGACACGCCGGGGGGCAAGAAGCGAGCCGGATTGCCACCCAAATCATTCGTACCTCCCTCAACGACAACTGGTCATCACCGGAGTCATCGCGGGTTCTGCTGGAAACTGCTTTTCTGAAGGCTAACCAGGCCATTGTTAAAGACCAACGGAGCCATCCAGAGCGCGGCGATATGGGAACCACCGCCGTAGTGGTGATGTTTCGGAAGGAACCCAATCAGCCAGAGGGCACGGAGTTAGCCTGGTGCGCCCACGTGGGGGATTCCCGACTCTATCGTTTGCGCGGAGCCAAGCTGGAGCAGATTACGGAGGATCATACCTGGGTTGCCCGAGCGATGAAAATGGGGGAACTGTCCCCCGATCAGGTTCGCACTCACCCGTGGCGACACGTTCTCTCCCAGTGCTTAGGTCGCGAGGACTTACATCAAGTTGATATTCAAACCCTGGAAGTTCAGGTGGGCGATCGCCTGCTGTTGTGCAGTGATGGTCTCACCGAAGAACTCTCCGATCAC contains the following coding sequences:
- a CDS encoding aconitase family protein, with product MAVFAAAGARTEMPGCSLCMGNQARVADGVTVFSTSTRNFNNRMGKGAQVYLGSAELAAVCAVLGKIPTLEEYRAIVTQKIDPFAADLYRYLNFDQIPNFEDEGRVIPLDEMPRIEDILGMPTASRR
- a CDS encoding CBS domain-containing protein, yielding MLGGEAGVMDLVLCHAIADFDTLGAAVGLARLQSGSRIVLTEGCHPGVREFLALHRDEYPLMERRSVIPAQIRSLSIVDTQRRDRLGKAADWLDLPQVTIAVYDHHTEVERDIPAHEVQVVAVGATTTLIVEKLQAAQVTLTATEATVMALGIHVDTGSLTFDHATPRDAFALAWLMEQGANLGAISTYLDPGLSPELQTLLTTALNQLQISPCQGYQVAWVLLETDTYVPGLSTLTSRLMELTDLDALILGSQYYRGGPEPILTLIGRTQIPGTDLHRLFHPLGGGGHPRAAAATLKGVNAHQTLHQISQQLQAQIPHPPTAQELMSTPVRTIRPETTIDEAQRVLLRYGHSGLSVVDTQDQLLGVISRRDIDIALHHGFSHAPVKGYMTSNLKTITPETSLPEIESLMVTYDIGRLPVISAGQLVGIVTRTDVLRHLHQFTVEQTEQRRGTPDVASAMAPPRHPGDRHLAAIPPPDAVATAD
- a CDS encoding protein kinase domain-containing protein — translated: MEEAQHLARCQHPNIVRVLDFFEESGLPFMVMDYIPGQTLSEFIQPRKPLPEAQAVHYIRQVAAALSVVHANRILHRDIKPQNIIRRQGSHTVVLIDFGIAREFTLGVTQTQTGLLSAGYAPIEQYLPQGKRTPATDIYALAATLYCLLAGQPPVAAPLRDRIPLPKLQQFQPQLTPGLEAAILQGLEMEAPLRPQTVQDWLALLPATAPAPEPARSRGATKTIAAAKIILPPAAPSPAVANGALLPAMAKQQPLPIAPRSAPSPAMLPQPTPLSMPRAMAAPSRPFSWLLVSTAVVCVGAGSGFGLALRTGVIQQTLPLLQRDQTFPARSDWPGSIPTTTPDQAAESNVPAATEYSAEPVIPAAIAKPTPRQSGATASSLPTDSESPAASQAPSPAAINANPAPTTNVANTDDSAVPVELAPPSSATPTPRQLLKTPPHRHRYPPHLAR
- a CDS encoding DUF6825 family protein, whose protein sequence is MNHSPVQAFFLGKAVAETCYEQVESTLIHLLSEIGKFDAEQREHLSQVTEQVTERARQAEIATVQQRGGATPSWNSPTVDLQERIDELRAEVAQLRAELKRYRSPIS
- a CDS encoding ABC1 kinase family protein: MSAIPDSSTASSYQSPRSAAVISSSRWSKIGLWPSSRNRSSNPDQIYGGKSYRWNRESYNRHTRFLDIWSFVLLLLTSLWLNGKTWSYWGGITDSKKAARRQTQAIWIRETLLDLGPTFIKVGQLFSTRADLFPTEYVEELSKLQDKVPAFSYEQVLRIIEQDLGKSAHLSYASIDPVPLAAASLGQVHRAKLHSGEEAVIKVQRPGLRKLFGIDLAILKGIARYFQNHPDWGRGGIG
- a CDS encoding ABC1 kinase family protein; translated protein: MDYLNEGRNADTFRRNFRNYDWVSVPRVYWRYTTPRVLTLEYVPGIKISHYEALEAAGLDRKVLAQLGARAYLLQLLNDGFFHADPHPGNIAVSPEGALVFYDFGMMGQIQAVTRDKLMEVLFGISQKDADRVVVALIDLGALAAVDDMGPVRRSIQYILDNFMDKPFETQSVSAISDDLYEIAYDQPFRFPATFTFVMRAFSTLEGVGKGLDPDFNFMEVAKPFAMQLMTNSNGSDSNSLLSELGRQAAQVSTSALSLPRRLEDTLEKLERGDIRVRVRSTDTDRILRRLSTVQIGTNYTLLSSAFTLSAVILFVNHYVWLAAIAAMLAAAMMVVLLRLLSRLDRFERML
- a CDS encoding PP2C family protein-serine/threonine phosphatase, which translates into the protein MKCFFTGLTDPGILRSVNQDAYYIDPIGRFFLVADGMGGHAGGQEASRIATQIIRTSLNDNWSSPESSRVLLETAFLKANQAIVKDQRSHPERGDMGTTAVVVMFRKEPNQPEGTELAWCAHVGDSRLYRLRGAKLEQITEDHTWVARAMKMGELSPDQVRTHPWRHVLSQCLGREDLHQVDIQTLEVQVGDRLLLCSDGLTEELSDHLIASHLKSIRASDKAVAALVNAAKEKGGRDNITVVLITIDVQAPTVAKAGA